Below is a window of Moorella thermoacetica DNA.
CAGAGGATGCCACGCTCGGTTTCCTTACCCCAGCCCGGGTATTCGCTCACCGGTGCCGAGGCTTCCTTGGCGCGCCAGGCCTCATAGCCTACGGTGCAGATGACCGGCATGGAGAGCATCTTATCTCCCTGCAGGGCCCCCAGACGGATGCGTTCCATAATCGAGAAGGAGTATTCAATACCATAACCCAGGCCGCCGATGGACGGGTCGATGACGATATGATCCAGGGGCAGGTTCATTTCATTGATCAGGATGTTGAGTTGTTTACAAATGTTAATATCCAGGGGCGAACGGGCGATGATATTATGCTTGTGGACCATGCAGGCTGCCGTTAGGGATTTATAGTTTTCCTGTTCAGCGTTACCCAGGAGGAGATTCTCGCCGGCAGCAGCCTCGGCTACTGCTTCCAGGACCTCATGGTCCTTTTCCACATCGCCGCAACCTACCACTACCAGGGGTACCCCCACGGCCTGCAGGACCTCTTTAACAGTAGCTACGCACTGGTCCACAGAATGGTTGGCGCCTTCGGGGTCGGCCCCGTCAAGTTTCAGGTAGATAAGGTCAGCACCATACTCGGCTACGCACTTTTGGGCCCAGCGCCCTGGTTCATTAATAACATCGGTGAAGGGATCTTTGAGAACGTCGGGCCAGTCGGGTACGATATCCTGCACTTCCATACCGATTACCGGCCTGTTGACAATCTCTCCTTCGAAATGGTGGAAAGGCAGGGCAGCATCGCCACCGACGACGATGGTATGGCTGCGGGTACCCCC
It encodes the following:
- the cdhD gene encoding CO dehydrogenase/acetyl-CoA synthase subunit delta, encoding MAVQILRDRSRAAVQKVVLGATKDQGGTRSHTIVVGGDAALPFHHFEGEIVNRPVIGMEVQDIVPDWPDVLKDPFTDVINEPGRWAQKCVAEYGADLIYLKLDGADPEGANHSVDQCVATVKEVLQAVGVPLVVVGCGDVEKDHEVLEAVAEAAAGENLLLGNAEQENYKSLTAACMVHKHNIIARSPLDINICKQLNILINEMNLPLDHIVIDPSIGGLGYGIEYSFSIMERIRLGALQGDKMLSMPVICTVGYEAWRAKEASAPVSEYPGWGKETERGILWEAVTATALLQAGAHILLMRHPEAVARVKENIDQLMVSNAY